Proteins encoded by one window of Lathyrus oleraceus cultivar Zhongwan6 chromosome 1, CAAS_Psat_ZW6_1.0, whole genome shotgun sequence:
- the LOC127102497 gene encoding uncharacterized protein LOC127102497: MDRLFGRAGLIDKAEEHNITTNLNFSPPGKKSKSEGFAGLDNWDLSNEKSDKPLAPTLEEVERIIGRNLKDHNPFPKLDEDIPPKRIASALGLKVSEVVDNWDVKGPFSGFSRKFLEDQANKMEKEGDWESFYVVLVVLIYGIVLFPNIDHFVDHLAVRIFLSGNPVPFLLADLYYTLHDRHERKGGIVLCCAQLLHAWFRSHMPEEGPFVSKELKPFQKLASLTSSHVKWYIRDWETENVIVSIGDFPNVSLIGTKGCINYNPMLSLRQHGYPMNGPPKVEALEPFILHGVEADHPMVKKIKRSWQAVIRKGKELGKRNVIAQEPYTCWVRERVQMIKLPYPFDPSIYPLVPEPEPILPEDVEKLNARIKELELKNADLRIKLAESR, encoded by the exons ATGGACCGTCTCTTTGGAAGAGCTGGTCTTATTGACAAAGCAGAGGAGCACAATATCACCACAAACCTTAATTTTTCACCACCAGGAAAGAAGTCAAAGAGCGAAGGGTTTGCTGGTCTTGATAATTGGGATTTAAGTAATGAAAAAAGTGATAAGCCG ttggctcctaccttggaggagGTTGAGAGGATCATAGGCCGGAATTTGAAGGACCATAATCCGTTTCCTAAGCTCGATGAAGATATTCCTCCCAAGAGGATAGCTTCAGCTTTGGGTCTGAAAGTTTCTGAAGTCGTGGACAATTGGGATGTGAAAGGACCTTTCAGTGGtttttctaggaagttcttggaagatcagGCCAACAAGATGGAAAAAGAAGGGGATTGGGAATCCTTCTATGTTGTGTTAGTCGTGTTGATATATGGGATAGTcctcttcccaaatattgaccatttcGTGGACCACCTGGCGGTGAGAATTTTCCTCTCTGGTAACCCTGTACCGTTCCTCTTGGCAGATCTCTACTACACTCTCCATGATCGTCATGAGAGGAAGGGAGGAATCGTCTTATGTTGCGCGCAGTTGTTGCATGCCTGGTTTAGATCCCACATGcccgaagaaggtccttttgtcTCAAAGGAACTCAAGCCCTTCCAGAAGTTAGCTTCCCTTACCTCCAGTCATGTTAAGTGGTATATCAGGGATTGGGAAACCGAGAATGTGATTGTCAGCATTGGAGACTTTCCCAATGTGTCGttgataggaaccaagggttgcatcaactataaccccaTGTTATCTCTAAGGCAGCATGGGTACCCTATGAATGGCCCTCCAAAAGTTGAAGCTCTAGAGCCTTTCATCTTACATGGTGTTGAAGCGGATCATCCCATGGTGAAAAAGATCAAGAGGTCTTGGCAAGCAGTTATCAGGAAAGGTAAAGAGTTAGGTAAGAGAAATGTCATTGCCCAAGAGCCTTACACTTGTTGGGTTAGAGAGAGGGTTCAGATGATTAAACTCCCTTAtccatttgatccttctatctatcCATTGGTTCCGGAGCCAGAGcccatattacctgaagatgtAGAGAAGCTCAATGCCCGTATCAAGGAGTTGGAATTGAAAAATgctgatttgagaatcaagtTGGCCGAGTCTCGATAG
- the LOC127102504 gene encoding uncharacterized protein LOC127102504 codes for MYPVQYAPQPYVAAVTPAFNQQPAQAYQAPPAYRPAPVQQRAAAPPAYQQAPAAPVYQQPRAQAPRQNAQNQNRRQGERVTFNPIPMSYTELYPSLLQKGLVVPRPMGPPPDRLPPWYNPNAYCPFHEKGAPGHDLEGCYALKHRVRELIESKILSFKDMGPNVKNNPLPPHGDPAVNAIEDAFVGITVDKVDDVKTPLVAFHSRLVEAGLINVNHENCEECATHPKGCQMVRDNIQGLMDEGMLQISSVVKNEDVLVIEPCFNLPEPVEIPYYSRRVTLENSHPSPFEICMPAPFPYESTRAVPWKYEITVVDKVVEGSSDAEVTEAVSEDVTNIAGMSRMTRSGRIYTPKFNVTPQGPNKESTVAAPTKEPEVVQSEDVVELLKLIKRSDYKVVDQLHQTPSKISILSLLLNSQAHREALLKVLAQAHITQSITVDQFDGVVANITTCNTLSFSGEELPEDGQNHNRALHISDPVGKASSSFASLKSARSSIEGGNPEGWGQLIDIREKHDRFGLGYVPSAAKGARVPAKDNTRSIQEVFLSTGFIHGDQVNAIEDSTANEDEPCLVYQCETALNNWKAVEIPEIFPLSK; via the exons ATGTATCCTGTCCAGTATGCTCCGCAACCATACGTGGCTGCCGTGACGCCCGCATTCAATCAACAACCTGCTCAGGCTTATCAAGCGCCTCCAGCTTACCGACCAGCTCCAGTTCAACAACGTGCTGCGGCTCCGCCAGCTTATCAACAAGCACCAGCAGCTCCTGTTTATCAACAACCGAGAGCTCAAGCGCCGAGGCAGAATGCTCAGAACCAAAATAGGAGACAAGGGGAGAGGGTGACCTTCAACCCAATCCCAATGTCCTACActgagctttatccctccttgttgcAAAAGGGGTTGGTAGTTCCCAGACCTATGGGACCTCCACCTGATCGTCTTCCTCCATGGTACAACCCTAATGCATACTGTCCTTTTCATGAAAAAGGTGCCCCCGGGCATGACCTAGAAGGTTGTTACGCTCTAAAGCATAGGGTTCGAGAGTTGATTGAGAGCAAGATCTTGTCTTTTAAGGACATGGGACCGAAtgtgaagaacaatcctcttcctCCCCATGGAGATCCTGCAGTAAACGCCATTGAGGATGCCTTTGTTGGTATTACGGTTGATAAGGTGGATGATGTGAAGACTCCTTTGGTGGCATTCCATTCCCGATTGGTGGAAGCTGGCCTGATTAATGTAAATCATGAAAATTGTGAAGAGTGTGCCACACATCCAAAAGGGTGTCAGATGGTGCGAGACAATATTCAAGGCTTGATGGATGAAGGAATGCTTCAAATATCCAGTGTCGTGAAGAACGAAGACGTGTTGGTAATTGAACCTTGTTTCAATTTACCCGAACCAGTGGAAATCCCTTATTATAGCAGAAGGGTGACGCTTGAGAATAGTCATCCGTCGCCTTTTGAAATATGTATGCCCGCACCTTTTCCCTACGAAAGCACCAGGGCTGTGCCTTGGAAATATGAGATCACTGTTGTGGATAAGGTTGTTGAAGGAAGTTCAGACGCTGAGGTGACAGAAGCTGTAAGTGAAGACGTCACAAATATTGCAGGAATGAGCagaatgacccgtagtggtcgaatCTATACGCCTAAATTCAATGTGACTCCTCAAGGGCCAAACAAGGAATCAACGGTTGCAGCTCCCACTAAAGAACCCGAAGTGGTCCAATCCGAAGATGTTGTTGAACTCTTGAagttaatcaagagaagtgacTACAAAGTGGTGGATCAGCTGCATCAAACACCATCTAAAATCTCTATTCTGTCTCTGCTACTGAACTCCCAAgcccatagggaggctttgttgaaggtGCTTGCCCAAGCTCATATAACGCAAAGCATAACAGTTGACCAATTTGATGGGGTGGTTGCGAACATCACAACCTGCAATACTTTGAGCTTCAGTGGAGAGGAATTACCTGAGGATGGACAAAATCACAATCGTGCTCTCCATATCTCG GACCCTGTTGGGAAAGCTTCTTCATCTTTCGCATCTCTGAAGAGCGCAAGGTCTAGCATCGaaggaggaaaccctgaaggtTGGGGTCAACTTATTGATATTCGTGAGAAGCATGATCGCTTTGGTCTGGGATATGTGCCTTCCGCTGCGAAAGGAGCCCGAGTCCCTGCAAAGGACAACACCCGAAGCATCCAGGAAGTATTCCTCAGCACAGGATTCATCCATGGAGATCAGGTCAATGCAATTGAAGATAGCACCGCAAATGAAGAtgagccatgtttggtttaccaGTGTGAGACAGCTTTGAACAACTGGAAGGCGGTTGAGATCCCCGAAAtttttcctttgtcaaagtaa